A genomic window from Rhizobium sp. 007 includes:
- a CDS encoding carbohydrate ABC transporter permease, translating to MTDVALYRTVRKPAAYYRVRRRIVRLFQSAALLLVLIYTLFPYYWAFVSSTKQGAALYRAALVPALDFTYYRQLIDNPVFMGSLLNSAYVAVATTFLSLFIGLSAAYALGRIDFPQRRTLLMIILMISIFPQVVVLSGMFELINWMGLFNRPSALVLTYLLSTVPFTTWVLTTFIREFPRELEEAAIIDGCSHFRILMKILLPLMGPSLASTGILAFILAWNEFLFALTFTLTDENRTVPVAIGLIAGNSRYEYPFGQIMAASVTVTLPLILVVLFFQRRIVAGLTAGAVKG from the coding sequence ATGACGGACGTTGCACTCTACAGAACGGTACGCAAACCTGCCGCCTACTACCGGGTGCGGCGACGCATCGTGAGGCTCTTTCAGTCCGCAGCACTCCTGCTCGTGCTGATCTACACGCTTTTCCCCTACTACTGGGCTTTCGTGTCTTCGACGAAGCAGGGCGCAGCGCTCTACCGGGCTGCACTCGTTCCCGCGCTCGATTTCACCTACTACCGGCAGCTGATCGACAATCCGGTCTTCATGGGCTCGCTTCTCAATTCCGCCTATGTCGCGGTGGCGACGACGTTCTTGTCGCTTTTCATCGGCCTCAGTGCCGCTTATGCGCTCGGGCGGATCGATTTTCCGCAGCGCCGGACACTGCTGATGATCATTCTGATGATCTCGATCTTTCCACAGGTCGTCGTTCTCTCCGGCATGTTCGAGCTGATCAACTGGATGGGGTTGTTCAATCGTCCAAGCGCGCTGGTTCTGACCTATCTTCTCTCGACAGTGCCGTTCACGACCTGGGTTCTCACGACCTTCATCCGGGAATTCCCGCGTGAGCTGGAAGAAGCGGCAATCATCGACGGATGCTCGCATTTTCGCATTCTGATGAAGATCCTGCTGCCGCTGATGGGCCCGTCGCTCGCCAGCACCGGCATTTTGGCCTTCATCCTGGCGTGGAACGAGTTCCTCTTCGCACTCACCTTCACTTTGACGGACGAGAACCGCACGGTGCCGGTTGCAATCGGCCTCATTGCCGGAAACAGCCGCTACGAATATCCCTTCGGCCAGATCATGGCGGCCTCGGTTACCGTCACCCTCCCCCTCATTTTGGTGGTGCTTTTCTTCCAGCGCCGCATCGTTGCGGGTCTGACGGCAGGCGCGGTCAAGGGATGA
- a CDS encoding GNAT family N-acetyltransferase, translated as MDMLVKLYELKPDRALEKRLADQDILIRRVLAPELKALTSWIEPRFGAGWASEATVATMRQPPSCFVAVKDGELIGFACHEATAKGFFGPTGVDVSARGHGVGQALLLATLLDMHAQGYAYGIIGGAGPMEFYRRSVGAIPIEGSVPGIYRDMLAIANPSEVSESEKLPTEKQR; from the coding sequence ATGGACATGCTGGTAAAACTCTACGAACTTAAACCCGATCGCGCGCTGGAGAAGCGTTTGGCAGATCAGGACATCCTGATCCGCCGGGTGCTTGCACCCGAGCTCAAAGCGCTCACCTCGTGGATCGAGCCGCGCTTTGGCGCCGGATGGGCGTCGGAGGCGACCGTTGCCACAATGCGCCAGCCGCCGTCGTGTTTTGTTGCTGTCAAAGACGGTGAGCTCATCGGCTTTGCTTGCCACGAGGCGACGGCCAAAGGCTTCTTTGGGCCGACAGGCGTGGATGTTTCAGCCCGCGGCCATGGCGTCGGTCAGGCCTTGCTGCTTGCCACCCTGCTCGACATGCACGCCCAGGGTTACGCCTATGGCATAATTGGCGGCGCCGGCCCGATGGAATTTTATCGCCGCAGCGTTGGCGCGATCCCGATCGAAGGTTCCGTTCCGGGAATTTATCGTGACATGCTTGCGATAGCCAATCCAAGCGAAGTCTCGGAATCTGAGAAACTGCCAACGGAAAAGCAGCGGTGA
- a CDS encoding Gfo/Idh/MocA family oxidoreductase produces the protein MKVGIVGLGFRLGYLGYVFKAIDSSFEIAGYVDPEPAGLPGLTEKGISVGKAYASPQELLAGEKLDLLMIGSPNHMHLEHIRLGLEAGLKVFCEKPIVTTIAESIELARLMAKFGHERLMVGLVLRYSPLYKDLRAIQAAGKLGQIVSIEASEHIEPYHGAFFMRDWRRYERYSGSFMLEKCCHDLDLYNGVVGARAERVASFGGRKSFIPANDPAREGINDLELFHRKPSGWMGSDRVFDSDADIIDYQVAIVEYANGVGMNFHTNLNVPDQFRRFAIMGSRGMAEGDFVRGYLDVHEQLTGKKIVETRYAATELSQHYGADEQMAADLLDSVRTGTELPVSTLNALEAGILALAMDEARMKRTVVDLRPVWDRFDEALHARAA, from the coding sequence ATGAAAGTGGGAATCGTAGGGCTGGGATTCCGGCTCGGCTATCTTGGCTATGTTTTCAAGGCTATCGACAGCAGCTTCGAAATCGCAGGCTACGTCGATCCGGAGCCTGCCGGTCTTCCCGGCTTGACGGAAAAGGGTATTTCGGTCGGCAAGGCCTACGCGTCGCCTCAGGAGCTTCTTGCCGGCGAAAAGCTGGACCTCCTGATGATCGGCTCGCCCAACCACATGCATCTGGAACACATCCGGCTGGGCCTTGAGGCCGGCTTGAAAGTGTTTTGCGAAAAGCCGATCGTCACCACGATCGCCGAAAGCATCGAACTCGCCAGGCTCATGGCAAAGTTCGGCCATGAACGGCTGATGGTCGGCCTGGTGCTGCGTTATTCGCCGCTCTACAAGGACCTTCGCGCCATCCAGGCAGCCGGCAAGCTCGGCCAGATCGTCTCGATCGAGGCATCCGAACATATCGAACCCTATCACGGCGCGTTCTTCATGCGCGACTGGAGACGTTACGAGCGGTATTCCGGCAGTTTCATGCTGGAAAAATGCTGCCATGACCTCGACCTCTATAACGGTGTGGTTGGCGCCAGGGCGGAACGCGTCGCAAGTTTCGGCGGACGCAAGAGCTTCATTCCTGCAAATGATCCAGCGCGTGAAGGGATCAACGACCTCGAACTCTTTCACCGCAAGCCCAGCGGCTGGATGGGATCGGACAGGGTCTTCGACAGCGATGCCGACATCATCGACTATCAGGTCGCGATCGTCGAATATGCAAATGGCGTCGGCATGAATTTCCATACCAATCTCAACGTTCCGGATCAGTTCCGCCGCTTTGCCATCATGGGTTCGCGCGGGATGGCGGAAGGCGATTTCGTCCGCGGCTATCTCGACGTGCACGAGCAGCTGACCGGCAAGAAGATCGTTGAGACCAGGTATGCCGCAACCGAACTTTCCCAGCATTACGGCGCAGACGAACAGATGGCCGCCGACCTGCTCGACAGCGTCCGCACCGGCACCGAACTCCCCGTCTCGACACTGAATGCGCTCGAGGCAGGCATCCTTGCGTTAGCGATGGACGAAGCACGGATGAAGAGGACAGTCGTCGATCTGCGGCCCGTGTGGGATCGCTTCGACGAGGCGCTCCACGCCAGAGCGGCTTGA
- a CDS encoding sugar ABC transporter permease codes for MSVQKSTVIFAWILLLPAVLYVMAIVAYPLVDTFILSFTDASLRKTTNWVGWINYEKIFNATFAEVILRTFIWTFFSVSIKMIIGTFGATMLNAAVPGRSLFRLLTMPPWIVPMAIGIFMWGWMYNGQFGMISGLLQRFGLTDGPVAFLAYGSTAFWATIITDVWIGVPLVTIYFLAAIQSIPKDLYEAAWTDGAGRFYRFRRITLPLMVPAIITMSMLSLIATFNSFDIIWILTQGGPSGQTTTMIIDTYQTAIGSKKYGEGAARAVLICIFLSLFCFAYFRVTRRLNPEKRA; via the coding sequence ATGAGTGTTCAAAAAAGCACCGTCATCTTCGCCTGGATCCTTCTCCTGCCAGCTGTCCTTTACGTCATGGCGATCGTCGCCTATCCGCTGGTCGATACGTTCATTCTTTCCTTCACCGACGCATCGCTCAGGAAGACGACGAACTGGGTCGGCTGGATCAATTACGAGAAGATCTTCAACGCCACATTTGCGGAAGTCATCCTCCGCACCTTCATATGGACGTTCTTTTCGGTATCGATCAAAATGATCATCGGCACCTTCGGCGCGACCATGCTCAACGCTGCCGTGCCCGGCCGCTCGCTTTTCCGCCTGCTCACCATGCCGCCATGGATCGTGCCGATGGCGATCGGCATCTTTATGTGGGGGTGGATGTACAACGGACAATTCGGGATGATCTCCGGCCTTCTGCAGCGCTTCGGCCTGACCGACGGACCGGTGGCATTCCTGGCTTACGGAAGCACTGCCTTCTGGGCAACGATCATCACCGACGTCTGGATCGGCGTTCCGCTGGTCACCATCTATTTTCTGGCCGCGATCCAATCCATTCCGAAGGACCTCTACGAGGCGGCCTGGACAGATGGCGCCGGCCGATTTTATCGTTTCCGCCGCATCACGCTGCCGCTGATGGTCCCGGCGATCATTACGATGTCGATGCTGTCTTTGATCGCCACGTTCAATTCCTTCGATATCATCTGGATTCTGACCCAGGGCGGTCCGAGCGGTCAAACGACCACAATGATCATCGATACCTATCAGACTGCCATCGGCTCCAAGAAATACGGTGAAGGCGCTGCACGTGCGGTGCTGATCTGCATCTTCCTGTCGCTCTTCTGCTTTGCCTATTTTCGTGTCACCCGCCGTCTCAACCCGGAGAAGCGCGCATGA
- a CDS encoding carbohydrate ABC transporter permease: MSSPAMIDRYSWWELVLIYCGIALFLAFVLSPFVEGFLVSLKPLSQLFSSPYRFWPENGSFEAYRTMWVSVPGFGRYIFNSFFISIIVTIIVLCLVIPASYAFARFEFRGMGILLGAFLTVNMFSGAVLLIPLFRLMRSMGVLNTYLAMIVPGVAFLIPSAIWLLRTYMIRIPQELNEAAYMDGASHFYTLRRVILPIAMPGIIVVAITTFIGAYAQQFIFALTFNSKTEYMPLPVGLFAYFGKQEVIWNELMAASFVGILPAMVVIFFLQRYLVGGLTAGAVKQ; this comes from the coding sequence ATGAGCAGCCCCGCTATGATCGATCGCTACAGCTGGTGGGAACTCGTGCTGATCTATTGCGGCATCGCGCTGTTTCTGGCCTTCGTTCTTTCGCCCTTCGTCGAAGGCTTTCTGGTTTCGCTGAAACCGTTGAGCCAGCTCTTTTCCTCGCCTTATCGGTTCTGGCCGGAGAACGGCTCCTTCGAGGCCTACCGAACGATGTGGGTCAGCGTTCCAGGTTTCGGGCGCTATATTTTCAATTCGTTCTTCATATCGATCATCGTCACGATAATCGTTCTGTGTCTCGTCATCCCGGCGTCCTACGCCTTTGCACGGTTCGAGTTCAGGGGCATGGGCATCCTTCTCGGCGCCTTCCTGACGGTCAACATGTTCTCCGGCGCGGTACTCCTGATCCCTCTCTTCCGGCTGATGCGCAGCATGGGCGTCCTCAACACCTATCTCGCCATGATCGTGCCGGGCGTGGCCTTCCTCATTCCATCGGCGATCTGGCTTCTCAGGACCTATATGATCCGCATTCCCCAGGAATTGAATGAAGCCGCGTATATGGATGGCGCCAGCCATTTCTACACGCTTCGCCGCGTGATCCTGCCGATCGCCATGCCCGGGATCATCGTCGTGGCGATCACCACTTTCATCGGCGCCTATGCGCAGCAATTCATCTTCGCGCTGACCTTCAACTCGAAGACCGAATACATGCCTCTGCCGGTGGGACTCTTTGCTTATTTCGGTAAGCAGGAGGTCATCTGGAACGAACTGATGGCGGCCTCCTTCGTCGGCATCCTGCCGGCGATGGTCGTCATCTTCTTCCTGCAACGATATCTCGTCGGCGGGCTGACCGCCGGTGCGGTGAAACAATAA
- a CDS encoding extracellular solute-binding protein, with translation MALALLGSTALTAVTAQAADQEISWIYCGDKLDDIHAKYIKQWEEKNTGWKIAPEVVGWAQCQDKATTLAAAGTPVAMAYVGSRTLKEFAQNDLIVEVPMTDEEKKAYYPHIVDTVTFDGTQWGVPIAFSTKALYWNKDLFKQAGLDPEKPPKTWDEEIEYAKIIKEKTGIPGFGLSAKTFDNTMHQFMHWVYTNNGTVTDAEGKITLDSPEVLKALEAYKSIVPYSEEGPTAYEQNEVRAIFLDGKVAMIQAGSGAAYRLKDTKIDWGITTLPLGPQAKGPGTLLITDSLAIFKGSGVEDKAIEFAKFITSPGPQEEYELNGESGLTPLRPSPNIDKLVTEKPYWKPLIDGISYGGPEPLFTDYKGFQNSMIAMVQSVVTGQAQPADALKKAAGEIEAFK, from the coding sequence ATGGCGCTCGCCCTGCTCGGTTCGACGGCGTTGACCGCTGTCACGGCCCAAGCCGCCGACCAGGAGATCAGCTGGATTTATTGCGGCGACAAGCTCGACGATATCCATGCGAAGTACATCAAGCAGTGGGAAGAAAAAAACACCGGCTGGAAGATCGCGCCGGAAGTCGTTGGCTGGGCCCAGTGCCAGGACAAGGCAACGACGCTTGCTGCGGCTGGCACGCCAGTCGCAATGGCCTATGTCGGTTCGCGTACCCTCAAGGAATTTGCCCAAAACGACCTGATCGTCGAGGTCCCGATGACGGATGAGGAAAAGAAGGCCTACTATCCGCACATCGTCGACACCGTCACCTTCGACGGCACGCAATGGGGCGTTCCGATCGCTTTCTCGACAAAGGCGCTTTACTGGAACAAGGATCTCTTCAAGCAGGCTGGCCTTGATCCCGAGAAGCCGCCGAAGACCTGGGACGAGGAAATCGAATATGCCAAGATCATCAAGGAGAAAACCGGAATCCCCGGCTTCGGCCTTTCGGCCAAGACCTTCGACAACACAATGCATCAGTTCATGCACTGGGTTTACACCAACAACGGCACGGTGACGGACGCGGAAGGTAAAATTACCCTCGATAGCCCCGAAGTGCTGAAAGCGCTGGAGGCCTATAAGAGCATTGTGCCCTATTCCGAAGAAGGCCCGACGGCCTACGAGCAGAACGAAGTCCGCGCCATCTTCCTCGACGGCAAGGTCGCGATGATCCAGGCAGGCTCCGGTGCTGCCTACCGCCTGAAGGATACCAAGATCGACTGGGGCATCACGACCCTGCCGCTTGGCCCGCAGGCCAAGGGACCGGGCACTCTGCTCATCACCGACAGTCTTGCGATCTTCAAGGGTTCGGGCGTCGAAGATAAGGCAATCGAATTCGCCAAGTTCATCACCTCTCCCGGTCCCCAGGAGGAATATGAGCTCAACGGCGAATCCGGTCTGACGCCACTTCGTCCGTCGCCGAATATCGACAAGCTGGTGACTGAAAAGCCTTACTGGAAGCCGTTGATCGACGGCATCAGCTACGGTGGTCCGGAACCCCTGTTCACCGACTATAAGGGCTTCCAGAACTCGATGATTGCGATGGTGCAATCCGTCGTGACCGGTCAGGCTCAGCCGGCCGACGCACTCAAGAAGGCTGCTGGCGAAATCGAGGCGTTCAAGTAG
- the ugpC gene encoding sn-glycerol-3-phosphate ABC transporter ATP-binding protein UgpC, translated as MGQLFLNKVQKFYGDYEVLKGVQLDVKNGEFVVFVGPSGCGKSTLLRMIAGLDATTAGDIVIDGIRVNDLPPVKRGIAMVFQSYALYPHMTVFENIAFPLRVEKMEESKLKAKVENAARILHLDQRLQQKPGMLSGGQRQRVAIGRAIVREPKIFLFDEPLSNLDAALRADMRIELAKLHRQLKATMIYVTHDQVEAMTMADRIVVLDAGDISQTGAPLELYHKPANLFVAGFIGNPKMNFLPVTCKGLSDAGVEVDHSGQTATLPVAPRDGMIGKTLTLGIRPEHVQLGSGDISLTVTPTVIERLGAHTVAYAALNGEGENFCAMLPGSVGIRADTPVVTGINATDCHLFDEAGIAFERRVELTEIDMTVLDPTAA; from the coding sequence TTGGGACAGCTTTTTCTCAATAAGGTGCAGAAATTCTACGGCGACTACGAAGTTCTGAAGGGCGTGCAGCTCGATGTGAAGAACGGCGAATTCGTTGTCTTCGTCGGTCCCTCAGGCTGCGGCAAATCCACCCTCCTGCGCATGATCGCCGGTCTCGATGCGACAACTGCCGGCGACATCGTCATCGACGGTATCCGGGTCAACGACCTGCCGCCGGTCAAACGCGGCATTGCCATGGTGTTCCAGTCCTACGCGCTTTATCCGCATATGACTGTTTTCGAGAACATCGCCTTTCCGCTTCGCGTCGAGAAGATGGAGGAGTCAAAGCTTAAGGCAAAGGTCGAGAATGCGGCGCGTATTCTCCATCTCGATCAGCGCTTGCAGCAGAAGCCCGGCATGCTCTCCGGCGGCCAGCGCCAGCGTGTCGCAATCGGCCGCGCCATCGTTCGCGAGCCGAAGATATTCCTCTTCGACGAACCGCTGTCGAACCTCGATGCGGCCCTGCGCGCCGATATGCGCATCGAGCTTGCAAAACTGCATCGCCAGTTGAAGGCCACAATGATTTATGTGACGCACGACCAGGTGGAAGCCATGACCATGGCCGACCGCATCGTCGTGCTGGATGCCGGCGATATCTCGCAGACCGGTGCGCCTCTGGAACTCTATCACAAGCCGGCCAATCTCTTTGTTGCCGGTTTCATCGGAAATCCGAAAATGAACTTCCTGCCGGTTACCTGCAAAGGCCTCAGCGATGCCGGCGTGGAGGTGGACCATAGCGGGCAGACCGCCACCTTGCCGGTTGCTCCGCGCGATGGCATGATCGGCAAGACGCTTACGCTCGGCATTCGGCCGGAGCATGTGCAGCTTGGATCCGGCGACATCTCGCTGACCGTTACGCCGACCGTTATCGAGCGGCTTGGCGCCCATACGGTCGCCTATGCCGCGCTTAATGGCGAGGGCGAGAACTTCTGCGCGATGCTTCCCGGCAGTGTCGGGATTCGCGCCGATACGCCTGTCGTCACGGGGATCAACGCCACCGATTGCCACCTCTTCGACGAGGCCGGCATTGCCTTCGAGCGCCGCGTGGAACTCACGGAAATCGACATGACCGTGCTTGATCCGACAGCGGCCTAG
- a CDS encoding DUF2950 family protein, with amino-acid sequence MRLQLRLIPLLLGTALSLAFAAPATAQMQTDLSEFATGTPPSFDDPSAALERFKTVLSANDLDGLANLLGLDAAKLRSSNEAMISYGLIREGAARQLRLQALGDRQIVQVGDVLWPLPFPLSQDKDGKWAFDTEVGLQEIVNRRIGANELATIETMHDYVTAQREYASEDRDGDGIYEYAQRLISGPGKVDGLYWDPSDYGEESPASALVESAAFDKAKRGEGYFGYRYRILTGQGDNVLGGKQSYIVNGHMTAGFALLAWPVKYRVTGVQTFIINGLSDIYQLDLGPKTEERAAAIKDFNPGSNWTIVRD; translated from the coding sequence ATGAGACTACAGCTGAGATTGATCCCGCTGCTGCTTGGAACGGCTCTCTCCCTTGCTTTCGCAGCCCCGGCCACGGCCCAGATGCAGACGGACCTTTCGGAGTTCGCGACTGGAACCCCGCCATCGTTCGACGATCCATCGGCGGCTCTTGAGCGGTTCAAGACCGTACTAAGCGCTAACGATCTCGACGGTTTGGCAAATCTCCTTGGCCTGGACGCTGCCAAGCTGCGATCCAGCAACGAGGCCATGATAAGCTATGGTCTCATCCGCGAGGGTGCTGCGCGGCAATTGCGTCTTCAGGCTCTCGGAGATCGCCAGATCGTTCAAGTGGGAGACGTTTTGTGGCCGTTGCCCTTCCCTCTGTCGCAGGACAAGGACGGCAAGTGGGCATTCGATACTGAGGTCGGACTACAGGAAATCGTCAACCGTCGCATCGGCGCGAATGAACTCGCAACGATCGAGACCATGCACGACTATGTCACGGCCCAGCGTGAATATGCGTCTGAGGATCGCGACGGGGATGGCATTTACGAATATGCCCAGCGTCTGATCAGCGGTCCCGGTAAGGTGGACGGTCTGTACTGGGATCCGAGCGACTATGGTGAAGAAAGTCCGGCAAGCGCTCTGGTCGAAAGCGCCGCCTTCGATAAAGCCAAGCGCGGCGAAGGTTACTTTGGATATCGCTATCGCATCCTGACGGGACAGGGAGATAACGTGCTCGGCGGCAAACAAAGCTATATCGTCAACGGTCACATGACTGCGGGCTTTGCGTTGCTCGCCTGGCCAGTCAAATATCGGGTGACCGGCGTGCAGACATTTATCATCAATGGATTGAGCGACATCTACCAGCTCGACCTTGGGCCGAAGACGGAAGAGCGGGCCGCGGCGATCAAAGACTTCAATCCTGGTTCCAACTGGACGATCGTCCGCGACTAG